In Methylocystis echinoides, one genomic interval encodes:
- a CDS encoding KGG domain-containing protein yields MSPEKRRAIARMGGKAVTPEQRSFSTDRSLAARAGSKGGSVTGSSKARLLFYSYV; encoded by the coding sequence ATGAGCCCCGAGAAGCGACGCGCCATTGCCCGCATGGGCGGCAAGGCGGTTACACCGGAGCAACGCTCGTTTTCGACGGACCGCAGCCTCGCGGCGCGTGCAGGATCGAAGGGCGGCTCCGTCACCGGGTCGAGCAAAGCGCGGCTCCTTTTTTATAGTTATGTTTAA